From Streptomyces sp. SAI-135:
TCCAGGCCCTGTACGCCCGTACGTCGAACTGGGCGCCCAGCGCGGCGGACCCGGCCCCGGCCGACCGCCCGGTCCTGGACCGCTGGCTGCTGTCCGAACTGCACGCGCTGACCGACCAGGTGACCCAGTCCCTGGAGGCGTACGACACCCAGCGCGCCGGAAAGCTCCTGTCGGCGTTCGTCGACGACCTGTCCAACTGGTACGTACGCCGCTCCCGGCGCCGTTTCTGGCAGGGCGACAAGGCCGCGCTGCGCACCCTGCACGAGGTCGTCGAGACGGTCACCAAGCTGATGGCCCCGCTGACCCCCTTCATCACCGAGCGGGTCTGGCAGGACCTGGTCGTGCCGGTCACCCCGGGCGCCCCGGAGTCGGTGCACCTGGCCTCCTGGCCGGAGGCGGACCTGTCCGCCATCGACCCGGAGCTGTCGAAGCAGATGGTCCTGGTGCGCCGGCTCGTCGAGCTGGGTCGGGCCACGCGCGCGGAGTCGGGCGTGAAGACCCGCCAGCCGCTGTCCCGGGCGCTCATCGCCGCCACCGGCTTCGACGCCCTGGACCGTGAACTGCACGCGCAGATCACGGAAGAGCTCAACGTGAGCGCGCTCGCCTCCCTCAGCGAGGTCGGCGGCAGCCTGGTCGACACCACCGCGAAGGCCAACTTCCGCGCCCTGGGCAAGCGGTTCGGCAAGCGCGTCCAGGACGTGGCCAAGGCCGTCGCCAACGCCGACGCGGCCGCGCTCTCCCTCGCCCTGCGCGAAGGCACGGCGTCGGTCGAGGTCGACGGCGAGACGGTCACGCTCGCCCCGGACGAGGTGATCATCACGGAGACCCCGCGCGAGGGCTGGTCGGTGGCGTCCGACTCCGGTGCCACGGTCGCCCTGGACCTGGAGATCACCGAGGAGCTGCGCCAGGCGGGCCTCGCCCGTGACGCGATCCGGCTGATCCAGGAGGCCCGCAAGAACAGCGGCCTCGACGTGGCCGACCGGATCGCGCTGCGCTGGACGGCCACGGACCCGGCCGTGATCGCGGCCCTCACCGAGCACAGCGCCCTGATCGCCGACGAGGTCCTGGCGACGGACTTCGCCCAGGGAGAGGCGGACGAGACGTACGGCACCCCGTTCACGGACGAGGGCCTGTCGCTGACGTTCCGCCTGCGCAAGGCGTAGCCCGCGTAGCACCGAAGGAGAAGGCCCGGTCCCGCGTGGGGACCGGGCCTTCTCCGTGCCGCGTGACACCGTGATCAACCCGCGTAAAAGGGTGAGACCCCGGATCGAAATCCGGGGTCTCACCCTGAACGCTGCCGACGCCTAAGGCGTACTGGAGGCCGTCAGTTGTCGTCCTCGTCGATGAGGAAGCCACGCATGGGCGAGGGAGCCTGGCCCATCGGACCGGGACCCTGCGGCCGCACCGGCGCCATCGGCTGGGTCATCGCGGGCGACATCTGCTGCTGGCCACCGTAGGACGGAGCGGCCGGCGAAGGACCGCCGCCCATGCCGCCCGGGTTGCCGCCGTACGACGGGGCGCTCGCACCGGCCGGGGCCATGGAAGGCGCCGGGGACGGCGGCAGCGACCCGGTCGCCGGGGTGCGCGGCGGAGCCAGCGAGTCGTCGGCCTGGGTCTCCAGCTGACGCAGCTGCGACTCGAGGTACGACTTCAGACGCGTGCGGTACTCGCGCTCGAAGCCGCGCAGGTCCTCGACCTTGCGCTCCAGCGTGGCGCGGGCGGACTCCAGCGAGCCCATCGCGACGCGGTGCTTCTCCTGCGCGTCCCGCTCCAGGGCGTCGGCCTTGGCACGGGCATCACGCTCGAGGCCCTCGGCACGCGAACGCGCCTCGCCGACGATCTTGTTGGCCTCGGAACGGGCCTCCGCGATCGCCTGGTCGGCGGTCTGCTGGGCCAGCGAGAGGACACGGGCGGCGCTGTCGCCACCGGGGCCCTGACCGGGGCCGCCCATCGGACCGCCCATGGGGCCGCCCATCGGGCCACCCATCTGCTGCTGCATGGGCGGCTGACCACCCATGGTGCCCTGACCCATCGGGCCCTGACCCATGGGCCCCTGGCCCATCGGACCGGGACCCTGCGGGCCGCCCTGGCCGCCACTGGGACCGGCAGGCAGCTGCGGCGCACCGCTCGGCAGCTGGGGCGGGCCACCCATGGGGCCACCCATCTGCTGCGGCGGACCGGATATGCCGGCCGGCACGGGACCGCCGGGACCGGGCCCACGCATACCCTGCTGCGGCATTCCCTGTCCGGGCATGCCACCCTGCTGCTGGTCCTGCTCCGGGGGCTTGCGCATGTTCTGCTGGTTCTGGGCAGCAGCACGCGTCGCCGCGGCCAGCTTGGCGCGCAGGTCCTCGTTCTCGCGCAGCAGGCGCGTCAGTTCGGCTTCGACCTCGTCGAGGAAGGCATCGACCTCGTCCTCGTCATAGCCTTCTCGGAGGCGGACGGTCGTGAACTGCTTGTTCCGCACGTCCTCGGGGGTCAACGGCATCTCTTCACCTCAACGTAGTCATCGGCAGTCGGCAAGACCGTATCGTCCACAGTCACCTCGCCAGGTTTCCCATGATGGAGATGAGGATGTAAACGATGATCATCAGCACGAAGAAGGACAGGTCGAGCGCCACGCCCCCGAGACGCAGCGGCGGGATGAACCGCCGCAGAAGCTTCAACGGTGGATCGGTGACAGTGTAGGTGGCCTCCAGAACGACCACCATCGCCTTGCCGGGTTGCCACGAGCGGGCGAACTGGAAGACGTAGTCCATGACCAACCGGAAAATGAGCACGATGAGGAACACCATCAGCGCGATGTAGATCACCTGCGCGAACACGCTCATGGTCTGTCTTTCCCTCTCCCCTGTTCCGTACTTCGTTCCGGTTGTGCTTCTCAGCTCTGGTTGAAGAACCCGCCCTCTGCGATGCGGGCCTTGTCCTCCGCCGTGACATCGACGTTAGCAGGCGACAACAGGAACACCTTCTGCGTCACCCGCTCGATGCTGCCGTGAAGACCAAACACCAAACCGGCCGCAAAGTCGACAAGTCGCTTGGCGTCTGTGTCATCCATCTCAGTCAGATTCATGATCACCGGGGTGCCCTCACGGAAGTGTTCCCCGATGGTACGGGCCTCGTTGTAGGTCCGGGGGTGAAGTGTGGTGATCCGGTAAGGCTCTCGTTCCGACACGACCTTGGGCATGATCACCGGTGCGTTCTTCTCCAGGCTTGCGCGCTCTTGTGTGATGGACGCCACGGGCGCGATGCGCGCGGGACGCACCGATTCCGCGGCGAGCGAAGAGGATCGGGGCACCGGGTCGCGCGGTGCAGAGGACTGCACAACTCTGACCGATTCGTCCCTTTCAGGCTGAAGTGCCTGATGTGACTGGTGAGACGGCTCATGCCGTCGGCGGTCCCGCTCGGGCTCCGGGTCGAGTTCCGGTTCGAAGTCGTCGTCGGGGTCGAAACCGCGGCCGTCGTACCCATCGTCCTCCACGAGGCCGAGGTAGACCGCCATCTTGCGCATCGCGCCGGCCATTCTCTGAGTCCTCCGCTCTGTGGTGGATCGGCTGACGACTGCCAAGTGCCCGCGATCCACGAGGTCGTTACGACCGCCTTTCGGCGGTAATGACCATATTTTCTGCTGTGGTCCGACTTCCTGGCGACGTTACCGGAGCCTGGGGCGGACTCCGAGTACCGCGGTGCCGACGCGTACATGTGTCGCCCCCGCCGCCACGGCCTGTTCGAGGTCCGCACTCATCCCTGCCGAGACCATGTTCGCAGCCGGATGGGCTCGGCGCAGGTCGGTCGACAAATCCATCAACCGCTCGAACGCCGCCTGTTCGCGCCCCGCGTACTCCCCGGTGAGCGGTGCGACGGTCATCAACCCGTCGAGCCGCAGCCCCGGCGCCCGGGCCACGAGACCGGCCAACTCCTCGATACCGCCCGGTGCCACGCCACCCCGCTCCCCTCGCTCGCTCGAACCGGCGTCGAGAGCGACCTGGATCAGGCAGCCCACCTCACGCCCGGCCTTCACGGCCTCCTTGGAGAGAGCCGTCACCAACTTCGAACGATCGACGGACTGCACGAGATCCGCGTAACCGACCACAGATCGCACTTTGTTGGTCTGCAATTGGCCAACGAAGTGCCAAGTGAGGGGCAGATCCGCGCATTCGGCGGCTTTGGGCGCCGCGTCCTGGTCCTTGTTCTCGGCGACATGGCGCACACCGAGCTCGGAGAGGACCCGCACATCGCTCGCGGGGTAGGTCTTGGTGACCACGATGAGGGTCACCTCTTCCCGCCCACGCCCGGCGGCCGCACACGCGGCGGCGATGCGCTCCTCCACCTTCGCCAGATTTGCGGCGAGTTCGTCCTTACGGTCCGTCATGCCCCATCAGTCCAGCCAGACATATCCCGCGAGTCGCCCCGTGGAGCGATCGCGGCGGTACGAGAAGTGGTCGACCGACTCCCGCGTGCACACCGGCGACTGCCGCCGGTCGCGCACCCCGAGCCGGTCGAGCTGGGCGTGCACTCCGGCGGTCACGTCGACCGCTGGAGTGCCCCAACTCGTTTCGGCGTGCGCCGCGGGTTCGACGGCGGCGACCTCGGCGCGCATCTCCTCGGGCACTTCGTAGCACCGGCCGCACACGGCGGGTCCGGTGCGGGCGACGATCCGGGCGGGATCGGCGCCGAGTCCGGTCATCGCGCGTAGCGCGGCCGGGACAACTCCGGCCACCATGCCGGGCCGGCCGGCGTGGGCCGCCGCGACGATCCCGGCGACCGGGTCGGCGAGCAGCACCGGGGTGCAGTCGGCGGTGAGGACGGCGAGGGCGAGACCGCGCTCGGCGGTGACGACGGCGTCGACCCGGGGCACCGGCTTGTCGCCCCAGGGCTCGGTTACCACCACGACGTCCGCGCCGTGCACCTGGTTCATCCAGACCACCCGGGCCGGGTCGAGTCCAAGCGACTTGGCGGCCAGTTCGCGGTTGGTCCCCACGGCCTGGGGGTCGTCGCCGACCGCGCCGCCGAGGTTGAGCTCCTCATACGGAGCGGCGCTCACCCCGCCCCACCGGTCGGTGAAGGCGAAGTGCGCGCCGCTCACGCTCTCGCGCTGTCCTATCACTTCAGGAAGTCCGGCACGTCCAGCTCCTCGGCCGCGCTGTCGGAGTAGCTCCGCGACGGCGGGACCGGCGGGGCGACCGGGAGGTCGGCGGCCGGCTCGGGCGCGGGCTCCGGGTCCTCCTTCGGCGTGACGCTGCCGAGCGAGCCGAAGGACGGACGGCTCTCGGTCGGCCGTACCGGCGTGGGCTCCTCGCGGCGGGCCGGGGCCGAGGAGGAACCCATGACCGTCTCGCGGCGGGCGGGCGGCTGGCCCCCGTCGAAGCCGGCCGCGATCACGGTGACGCGCACCTCGTCGCCGAGGGCGTCGTCGATGACCGCGCCGAAGATGATGTTGGCCTCGGGGTGGGCGGCCTCGCTGACCAGCTGGGCGGCTTCGTTGATCTCGAACAGGCCGAGGTCGGAGCCGCCGGAGATGGAGAGCAGCACGCCCCGGGCGCCGTCGATGGACGCCTCCAGGAGCGGCGAGGAGATCGCCATCTCGGCCGCGGCCACCGCGCGGTCGTCGCCGCGGGCCGAGCCGATGCCCATGAGGGCCGAACCGGCCTCGGACATGACCGACTTGACGTCGGCGAAGTCGAGGTTGATCAGACCGGGCGTGGTGATGAGGTCGGTGATGCCCTGGACACCGGAGAGCAGGACCTGGTCGGCCGACTTGAAGGCGTCGAGCACCGAGACCTGGCGGTCCGAGATGGACAGCAGCCGGTCGTTGGGGATGACGATGAGGGTGTCGACCTCTTCGCGGAGTTCCGCGATGCCGTCCTCGGCCTGGTTGGCGCGGCGGCGGCCCTCGAAGGTGAACGGGCGGGTGACCACGCCGATGGTGAGGGCGCCCAGCGAGCGGGCGATGTTGGCCACGACGGGCGCGCCGCCGGTGCCGGTGCCGCCGCCTTCACCGGCCGTCACGAAGACCATGTCGGCCCCCTTGAGGACCTCCTCGATCTCCTCGCGGTGGTCCTCGGCGGCCTTGCGGCCGACGGCCGGGTTGGCGCCGGCGCCGAGTCCGCGGGTGAGTTCGCGGCCGACGTCGAGCTTGACGTCGGCGTCGCTCATCAACAGCGCCTGCGCGTCGGTGTTGATGGCGATGAACTCGACGCCCTTGAGACCGACCTCGATCATCCGGTTGATGGCATTGACACCACCGCCGCCGACACCGATGACTTTGATGACTGCGAGGTAGTTCTGCGGTGCTGCCACGTCGAAGGCCTCTCGCCTCGAGTTACGTGTCGCCGGACCGACGAAGCACTGCTGCCTCGCGATCCGTCGACTGATGCCGAATGGGACGGTCCGTAGCGCCGACCCGAACCCTAACGCTGAAGTTTAGGGTTACCAGTGTGTCTGTTCCCTGGAGTCTTCTGAACAGGACACTAAGTCGACAAGTGGCGCACGTTCAACGAACACGCCGAACCTCCCGTTTTTCTTTTCACCCTATGTGATCAGCCGTAGCGGTGCCCAACCAGGGTGCTGGCCTGCGCTGATGTGCGTCAACTCCCCGCTGACGCAGGCGCGGTGGGAACGCTGACGTCGAAGTACCGCGCGTCGGGGGCGGCTTTCATGAGAGCGGTGAGCGTCCGGGCCTTCGCGGCACCCTTCTCGCTGCTCCCCCAGACGACGGTCCGGCCGCCCCGCAACTCCAGCGAGATGTCGTCGTACGAACGCACCTTGACGGAACGGGTCGCGCGCGCGACGTCGACCGGAATGTCACCCGCCACCTGCACCGCTTCGCGCACGAGCCGCCCCTCGCCGAAGCGGCGCAGGCTCGCGGCGCGGGAGTCCGGCCGGGAGAGCGCCAATTCCAGTGCGGGGACGCCTTTCGGGGCCTCGGAAACCGTGGCGAATCGGACACCTTCATCGTCCACTTCGACAAAGTTTCCGCCCTTTTGGACAAGTAGAACCGGAGTACGTTCGGTCACTTTCAGGTCGATTCCATGAGGCCAGGATCGACCGACATCAACTGAGTCAATTCGGGGCAATTTCCGGCGCAGTCGTGCCTCGATCGCATCGGTTTCAACGGAAATCAGCGGTGCACCGACCGGGACGTCGGCGGCCTCGCGGACCTGTTCCGGCGTCAGCACCAGGGTTCCCGAGACCGACACGCGTTCGACGCGCAGCCACTGGGAGCCGTACAACAGCCAGACGGCGCCCGCGGACAGAAGTGCGAGCGCCACGGCGAGGATGATGATCATACGAAGCCGACGCACCCTCAACCGCCGGGCGGGAGGCGGGCCGGACGACTCCTGCTGGCGTTCACCGCGCTCGGCGGTCGTCGATCCGGCCACGCGCACTCCCTCTTCCTGGCTACTGGCGTCGGTGCGAGGCGATCGCCTCGTACACCATGCCGACGAGCAGGTCGTCGGCGTCCCGGCGGCCGAACTCGGCGGCGGCACGGGACATCTCGTACAGCCGGTGCGGGTCGGCGAGCACGGGCAGGACGTTCGCCCGAACCCAGTCGGGCGTCAGTTCCGCGTCGTCGACCAGCAGTCCGCCGCCGGCCTTGACCACCGGCTGGGCGTTCAGCCGCTGTTCGCCGTTGCCGATGGGCAGCGGGACGTAGGCGGCCGGGAGCCCGACGGCGGAGAGTTCGGCGACGGTCATCGCGCCCGCGCGGCAGAGCATCATGTCGGCCGCGGCGTACGCGAGGTCCATCCGGTCCAGGTAACTTACCGGGATGTAGGGGGGCATTCCCGGCATCTGCTGTACGTGCGGCAGTTCGTTCTTCGGGCCGACCGCGTGCAGGATCTGGATCCCGGCCTGCTGGAGCCAGGGCGCGACCTGCTGGACGACCTCGTTCAGGCGCCGGGCGCCCTGCGAGCCGCCGGAGACCAGCAGCGTGGGCAGGTTGGGGTCGAGGCCGAACATCGCGCGGGCCTCGGGTCGGGCGGCGGCCCGGTCCAGGGTGGCGATGGTGTGGCGCAGCGGGATGCCGATGTACCGGGAGTTGCGCAGCTTGCTGTCGGGCGTGGCGACGGCGACCTGGGCGGCGTACCGGGAGCCGATCTTGTTGGCGAGGCCGGGGCGGGCGTTGGCCTCGTGGATCACGATCGGCACGCCGAGCCGCTTGGCGGCCAGGTAGCCGGGCAGCGCCACATAGCCGCCGAAGCCGACGACGGCGTCGGCCTTGGTGCGCTCCAGGATCTGCTCGGTGGCCTTGATCGTGCCGCGCAGCCGGCCCGGGACGGTGATCAGCTCGGGGGTGGGCTTACGGGGCAGCGGCACGGCCGGGATGAGCGCGAGCTCGTAGCCGCGCTGCGGGACGAGCTTGGTCTCCAGGCCCCGTTCCGTGCCCAGGGCCGTGATCCCCACGGTCGGGTCCTGCCTGCGCAGGGCGTCCGCGAGGGCGAGCGCGGGCTCGATGTGGCCGGCGGTCCCCCCACCGGCGAGTACGACATGCACCGAAATTCACCGCTCTCCGGACGAACGCGCCGATGGGGCGCGCCGTCGCATCGTGTTCCATCTCCGAGGCCCCCGTGCCGGCACGGCGCCTCCCGCCCGCTTTCTACCAAAGCGGGGTTGCCGCATCGAAAGCGCCATCCGCGCAGCGGGATCGTCACGCGCGAACGCGATCAGCAGCCCGATGGCGAACATGGTCGGCAGCAGGGCGGACCCTCCGTAGGAGAACAGCGGGAGCGGGACACCGGCGATCGGCAGCAGACCGAGCACCGCACCGATGTTGATCACCGCCTGAGCGGTGATCCAGGTGGTCACGCCTCCCGCGGCATACCTCACGAAGGGGTCCTCCGTGCGTCCGGCCACGCGGATACCCGCATAGCCTAGAGCCGCGAAGAGAGCGAGTACCGACAGCGTCCCCGCGAGGCCCAGTTCCTCACCGGTGACGGCGAAGATGAAGTCGGTGTGGGCTTCGGGGAGTTGGCCCCATTTCTCCACACTCGCACCGAGCCCGGAGCCGAAGATACCGCCGGAGGCGAGGGCGTAGATGCCGTGCACGGCCTGCCAGCAGTCGGCGGCCCCGGCCTTGGGCTCGGTGGCGCCGATGCAGGCGAGCCGGGCCATGCGGTTGGGGCTGGTCTTGATGAGGATCGTCCCGATCAGCCCGGCGATCGACAGCACCCCGACGAACAGCCGGGTCGGGGCCCCCGCAAGCCACAGCAGGCCGAACAGGATGGCCGTCAGGATGATCGCCGTGCCCATGTCGCCGCCGAGCATGATCAGCCCGAGCAGCAGGAAGGCGACCGGCACGAGCGGCACCAGCATGTGCTTCCACTGGGTCAGCAGCTTCTTGTCCTGCTTGCGGGCGAGCAGGTCGGCCGCCCACAGCACGAGCGCGAGCTTGCCGAACTCGCTGGGCTGGATCTGGAAGGAGCCGCCGAGCGAGATCCAGTTCTGGTTGCCGTTGACCGACATCCCTATCCCCGGCACCTGCACCAGGGCCATCAGGAAGACCGCGCCCGCCAGGATCGGGTAGGCGAGCGCCCGGTGCAGCTTGACCGGCATCCTGGAGGCGACCAGCAGCAGGACGGTCCCGATGACGGCGGCCAGGAACTGCTTGCGGAAGAAGAAGGATCCCGGCAGCGACATCTGCAGGGCCGTGATCTGGGAGGCGGAGTACACCATCACCAGACCGAGCACGGTGATCAGCAGGCTGCCGCCGAGGATCAGGTAGTAGGCGGTCAGCGGCCGGTCCCAGGCCTTCCGCGCGCGCGTGTAGAGCCGTTGTACGGCGTTCTCGGGCGAGGGCCGGGGGACGGCGGGACGCCGGGACGCCCGCTGCACGGGCGGCCTGCCGGTACGGCTACTGGGCATCAAGGCCTCCGCTACGTCGGTCAGGAGCCGAGTTCGCGAACCGCCTCCGCGAACGCGTCACCGCGCTTGTTGTAGTTGGCGAACATGTCCATCGAGGCACAGGCCGGGGCCAGCAGCACCGTGTCACCTGCGACGGCGAGGCGGGAGGCCTCCTGGACAGCCGCGAGCATCGCCCCAGTGTCGGTCCGGTCGAGGTCCACCACGGGTACTTCCGGGGCGTGTCGCGCGAGGGCTTCACGGATCAGGGCGCGGTCCTGGCCGATGAGCACGACACCGCGGAGCCGCTTCGCCGACTTCGCGACCAGCTCGTCGAAGGTGGCGCCCTTGGCGAGCCCGCCCGCGATCCACACGATCGACTCGTAGGCGGCCAACGAGGCTTCCGCGGCGTGGGTGTTGGTGGCCTTGGAGTCGTCGACGTAGGCGACCCCGCCGACGTCGGCCACGTGGGCGATGCGGTGCGCGTCCGGGGTGAAGTCCCGCAGCCCGTCCCGTACGGCCCTGGCGGGCACCCCGAAGGCGCGTGCGAGGGCCGCCGCGGCAAGGGCGTTGGCGACGTTGTGCGGGGCCGGCGGGTTGACGTCGGAGACCTCGGCGAGCTCCTGGGCGTTCTTGTGCCGGTCCTCCACGAAGGCCCGGTCGACCAGGATGCCCTCGACGACGCCGAGTTGGGAGGGCCCCGGGGTGCCGAGGGTGAAGCCGATGGCCCGGCAGCCCTCCTCGACGTCCGCCTCGCGCACCAGGTCCTCGGTGGCCTTGTCGGCGACGTTGTAGACGCAGGCGACCCGATTGCCCTCGTAGACGCGGCCCTTGTCGGCGGCGTACGCCTCCATGGAGCCGTGCCAGTCGAGGTGGTCGGGGGCGAGATTGAGGACGGCGGCGGAGTGGGCGCGCACCGAGGGCGCCCAGTGCAGCTGATAGCTCGACAACTCCACGGCGAGGACGTCGTACTGCTCGTCGCCGAGCACCGCGTCCAGCACGGAG
This genomic window contains:
- the ftsZ gene encoding cell division protein FtsZ codes for the protein MAAPQNYLAVIKVIGVGGGGVNAINRMIEVGLKGVEFIAINTDAQALLMSDADVKLDVGRELTRGLGAGANPAVGRKAAEDHREEIEEVLKGADMVFVTAGEGGGTGTGGAPVVANIARSLGALTIGVVTRPFTFEGRRRANQAEDGIAELREEVDTLIVIPNDRLLSISDRQVSVLDAFKSADQVLLSGVQGITDLITTPGLINLDFADVKSVMSEAGSALMGIGSARGDDRAVAAAEMAISSPLLEASIDGARGVLLSISGGSDLGLFEINEAAQLVSEAAHPEANIIFGAVIDDALGDEVRVTVIAAGFDGGQPPARRETVMGSSSAPARREEPTPVRPTESRPSFGSLGSVTPKEDPEPAPEPAADLPVAPPVPPSRSYSDSAAEELDVPDFLK
- a CDS encoding DivIVA domain-containing protein, yielding MPLTPEDVRNKQFTTVRLREGYDEDEVDAFLDEVEAELTRLLRENEDLRAKLAAATRAAAQNQQNMRKPPEQDQQQGGMPGQGMPQQGMRGPGPGGPVPAGISGPPQQMGGPMGGPPQLPSGAPQLPAGPSGGQGGPQGPGPMGQGPMGQGPMGQGTMGGQPPMQQQMGGPMGGPMGGPMGGPGQGPGGDSAARVLSLAQQTADQAIAEARSEANKIVGEARSRAEGLERDARAKADALERDAQEKHRVAMGSLESARATLERKVEDLRGFEREYRTRLKSYLESQLRQLETQADDSLAPPRTPATGSLPPSPAPSMAPAGASAPSYGGNPGGMGGGPSPAAPSYGGQQQMSPAMTQPMAPVRPQGPGPMGQAPSPMRGFLIDEDDN
- the sepF gene encoding cell division protein SepF, translating into MAGAMRKMAVYLGLVEDDGYDGRGFDPDDDFEPELDPEPERDRRRHEPSHQSHQALQPERDESVRVVQSSAPRDPVPRSSSLAAESVRPARIAPVASITQERASLEKNAPVIMPKVVSEREPYRITTLHPRTYNEARTIGEHFREGTPVIMNLTEMDDTDAKRLVDFAAGLVFGLHGSIERVTQKVFLLSPANVDVTAEDKARIAEGGFFNQS
- a CDS encoding YggS family pyridoxal phosphate-dependent enzyme; amino-acid sequence: MTDRKDELAANLAKVEERIAAACAAAGRGREEVTLIVVTKTYPASDVRVLSELGVRHVAENKDQDAAPKAAECADLPLTWHFVGQLQTNKVRSVVGYADLVQSVDRSKLVTALSKEAVKAGREVGCLIQVALDAGSSERGERGGVAPGGIEELAGLVARAPGLRLDGLMTVAPLTGEYAGREQAAFERLMDLSTDLRRAHPAANMVSAGMSADLEQAVAAGATHVRVGTAVLGVRPRLR
- a CDS encoding FtsQ-type POTRA domain-containing protein; translation: MAGSTTAERGERQQESSGPPPARRLRVRRLRMIIILAVALALLSAGAVWLLYGSQWLRVERVSVSGTLVLTPEQVREAADVPVGAPLISVETDAIEARLRRKLPRIDSVDVGRSWPHGIDLKVTERTPVLLVQKGGNFVEVDDEGVRFATVSEAPKGVPALELALSRPDSRAASLRRFGEGRLVREAVQVAGDIPVDVARATRSVKVRSYDDISLELRGGRTVVWGSSEKGAAKARTLTALMKAAPDARYFDVSVPTAPASAGS
- the murD gene encoding UDP-N-acetylmuramoyl-L-alanine--D-glutamate ligase is translated as MGSREVIDLQGKRVTVAGLGVSGIPAAKVLHARGAHVTVVNDGDDARAREQAAELEALGVTVRLGDGATLPEGTELVVTAPGWKPDKPLFTAARAAGVEIWGDVELAWRLRGPDAAPWLAITGTNGKTTTTQMLASILKAAGLRTAAVGNIGVSVLDAVLGDEQYDVLAVELSSYQLHWAPSVRAHSAAVLNLAPDHLDWHGSMEAYAADKGRVYEGNRVACVYNVADKATEDLVREADVEEGCRAIGFTLGTPGPSQLGVVEGILVDRAFVEDRHKNAQELAEVSDVNPPAPHNVANALAAAALARAFGVPARAVRDGLRDFTPDAHRIAHVADVGGVAYVDDSKATNTHAAEASLAAYESIVWIAGGLAKGATFDELVAKSAKRLRGVVLIGQDRALIREALARHAPEVPVVDLDRTDTGAMLAAVQEASRLAVAGDTVLLAPACASMDMFANYNKRGDAFAEAVRELGS
- the ftsW gene encoding putative lipid II flippase FtsW, whose amino-acid sequence is MPSSRTGRPPVQRASRRPAVPRPSPENAVQRLYTRARKAWDRPLTAYYLILGGSLLITVLGLVMVYSASQITALQMSLPGSFFFRKQFLAAVIGTVLLLVASRMPVKLHRALAYPILAGAVFLMALVQVPGIGMSVNGNQNWISLGGSFQIQPSEFGKLALVLWAADLLARKQDKKLLTQWKHMLVPLVPVAFLLLGLIMLGGDMGTAIILTAILFGLLWLAGAPTRLFVGVLSIAGLIGTILIKTSPNRMARLACIGATEPKAGAADCWQAVHGIYALASGGIFGSGLGASVEKWGQLPEAHTDFIFAVTGEELGLAGTLSVLALFAALGYAGIRVAGRTEDPFVRYAAGGVTTWITAQAVINIGAVLGLLPIAGVPLPLFSYGGSALLPTMFAIGLLIAFARDDPAARMALSMRQPRFGRKRAGGAVPARGPRRWNTMRRRAPSARSSGER
- the murG gene encoding undecaprenyldiphospho-muramoylpentapeptide beta-N-acetylglucosaminyltransferase, with the translated sequence MHVVLAGGGTAGHIEPALALADALRRQDPTVGITALGTERGLETKLVPQRGYELALIPAVPLPRKPTPELITVPGRLRGTIKATEQILERTKADAVVGFGGYVALPGYLAAKRLGVPIVIHEANARPGLANKIGSRYAAQVAVATPDSKLRNSRYIGIPLRHTIATLDRAAARPEARAMFGLDPNLPTLLVSGGSQGARRLNEVVQQVAPWLQQAGIQILHAVGPKNELPHVQQMPGMPPYIPVSYLDRMDLAYAAADMMLCRAGAMTVAELSAVGLPAAYVPLPIGNGEQRLNAQPVVKAGGGLLVDDAELTPDWVRANVLPVLADPHRLYEMSRAAAEFGRRDADDLLVGMVYEAIASHRRQ
- the pgeF gene encoding peptidoglycan editing factor PgeF is translated as MIGQRESVSGAHFAFTDRWGGVSAAPYEELNLGGAVGDDPQAVGTNRELAAKSLGLDPARVVWMNQVHGADVVVVTEPWGDKPVPRVDAVVTAERGLALAVLTADCTPVLLADPVAGIVAAAHAGRPGMVAGVVPAALRAMTGLGADPARIVARTGPAVCGRCYEVPEEMRAEVAAVEPAAHAETSWGTPAVDVTAGVHAQLDRLGVRDRRQSPVCTRESVDHFSYRRDRSTGRLAGYVWLD
- a CDS encoding YggT family protein; this translates as MSVFAQVIYIALMVFLIVLIFRLVMDYVFQFARSWQPGKAMVVVLEATYTVTDPPLKLLRRFIPPLRLGGVALDLSFFVLMIIVYILISIMGNLAR